The Microbacterium paraoxydans genome includes a window with the following:
- a CDS encoding amino acid permease, producing the protein MTTEVPVTTTTTKGLHPGLTRRQISMMGLGGAIGAGLFVGSGQAISIAGPAVLISYLVAGGIVVLVMAMLAEMVAARPSSGAFSSYAQKAMGRSAGSAVGWLYWIQLVVVIAAEATGAAGIVANWVPGIPAWVWVLVFVVALTAVNLFGVRNYGRFEFWFAAIKVAAIVAFLVVGVCAIIGLIPGVPATGISNLVDEGGFAPHGITGIAAALLIVVFAFGGTEVVAIAAAESDDPSRNIRRIVREVLVRILVFYVGSIFVIVAVLPWDDPAVQAGPFSAVLDTLNVPGVGLVMDLIVVIALLSAMNANIYGASRMAYSLGERGLAPLSVTRTSLKGVPFVAVLASVAFGFVTVGLNWAFPDVVLPALLNVVGSTLLVIWTATAISQIVLRRRADRAGEAMPMRLWGFPWVSWLCLVLLAAVIALAMIDPAARIQLLLTLGLTAVLLVVARLTRGVSRPGIVKE; encoded by the coding sequence GTGACCACCGAGGTCCCCGTCACCACGACGACCACGAAGGGCCTGCACCCGGGCCTCACCCGCCGCCAGATCTCCATGATGGGGCTCGGCGGCGCGATCGGCGCGGGGCTGTTCGTCGGCTCCGGGCAGGCGATCAGCATCGCGGGACCCGCCGTGCTCATCTCCTACCTCGTCGCGGGCGGCATCGTCGTGCTCGTGATGGCGATGCTCGCCGAGATGGTGGCGGCGCGGCCGAGCTCCGGCGCCTTCAGCTCCTACGCCCAGAAGGCCATGGGGCGCAGCGCCGGCAGCGCGGTGGGCTGGCTGTACTGGATCCAGCTCGTCGTCGTGATCGCCGCCGAGGCGACCGGCGCGGCCGGGATCGTGGCGAACTGGGTACCCGGGATCCCCGCGTGGGTGTGGGTGCTCGTGTTCGTCGTGGCGCTCACCGCGGTGAACCTCTTCGGCGTGCGCAACTACGGCCGTTTCGAGTTCTGGTTCGCGGCGATCAAGGTCGCCGCGATCGTCGCCTTCCTCGTCGTCGGCGTGTGCGCGATCATCGGACTCATCCCCGGCGTGCCGGCGACCGGCATCTCGAACCTGGTGGATGAGGGCGGCTTCGCCCCGCACGGCATCACCGGCATCGCCGCGGCGCTCCTCATCGTCGTCTTCGCGTTCGGCGGCACCGAGGTCGTCGCGATCGCGGCCGCCGAGTCGGACGACCCCTCCCGCAACATCCGCCGGATCGTGCGCGAGGTGCTGGTGCGCATCCTCGTCTTCTACGTCGGCTCGATCTTCGTCATCGTCGCGGTGCTCCCGTGGGACGACCCCGCCGTGCAGGCTGGTCCGTTCTCGGCGGTCCTGGACACCCTGAACGTGCCGGGCGTCGGCCTCGTGATGGACCTCATCGTGGTGATCGCGCTGCTCTCGGCCATGAACGCCAACATCTACGGCGCCTCCCGGATGGCGTACTCGCTGGGGGAACGCGGGCTGGCGCCGCTGTCCGTCACCCGGACGAGCCTCAAGGGCGTGCCGTTCGTCGCCGTCCTCGCCTCGGTGGCCTTCGGCTTCGTGACCGTGGGACTCAACTGGGCCTTCCCGGACGTGGTGCTCCCGGCGCTGCTGAACGTCGTGGGGTCGACCCTGCTGGTGATCTGGACGGCGACGGCGATCTCCCAGATCGTGCTGCGCCGGCGGGCCGACCGTGCCGGCGAGGCGATGCCCATGCGGCTCTGGGGCTTCCCCTGGGTGTCGTGGCTGTGCCTCGTGCTGCTCGCCGCCGTGATCGCGCTCGCGATGATCGACCCGGCTGCGCGCATCCAGCTGCTGCTCACGCTCGGGCTCACCGCGGTGCTGCTCGTCGTCGCCCGCCTGACGCGGGGTGTCTCCCGCCCCGGCATCGTCAAGGAGTGA
- a CDS encoding heparan-alpha-glucosaminide N-acetyltransferase domain-containing protein, whose product MTALRPVRWFRDFGRPPRILGLDVARGLAILGMAGAHVGVTEAFEWGDPTTWTDLVHGRSSILFALLAGVSIALMTGRDVLPGRERLPGIRLNLVGRGAVIFVIGLALELLNTPIAVILTLYGLLYVAVLPVLRWRPRQLLLGAAVLALAGPALLALLSAVALQPFGAGIGFVLYGTYPITVWLALVLGGMALGRLRVQELRTAVVALVVGVVLAAIGYGLGALGAGAGLGGTESIVSSTSASSGSESIEILPGESLSSSFIPDDVMPPSGWESYPEALAATDPLGSMVRAVFAVDPHSGGTAEILGSGGFALAVIALCLLLSRPLRWPLLPLGALGSMPLTAYSVHVVSVVLVAGPGGFIADNAFWALTAVGLLLVTTLWAMFVGRGPLERLVGKGAAAMAAVPRR is encoded by the coding sequence ATGACTGCTCTCCGCCCCGTGCGCTGGTTCCGTGATTTCGGGCGGCCGCCGCGCATCCTCGGTCTCGACGTCGCGCGGGGTCTGGCGATCCTCGGCATGGCCGGTGCCCACGTCGGCGTGACGGAGGCGTTCGAGTGGGGCGACCCGACCACGTGGACCGACCTCGTGCACGGCCGCTCGTCGATCCTCTTCGCGCTGCTCGCCGGCGTCTCCATCGCCCTCATGACCGGGCGCGACGTGCTGCCGGGACGGGAGCGCCTCCCGGGCATCCGCCTCAACCTCGTGGGCCGCGGCGCGGTGATCTTCGTGATCGGCCTCGCCCTGGAGCTCCTCAACACGCCGATCGCCGTGATCCTCACCCTCTACGGCCTGCTCTACGTCGCGGTCCTCCCCGTGCTGCGGTGGCGGCCCCGGCAGCTGCTCCTCGGCGCCGCCGTCCTCGCCCTCGCCGGTCCGGCGCTGCTCGCTCTGCTCAGCGCGGTGGCGCTGCAGCCGTTCGGTGCGGGCATCGGGTTCGTGCTCTACGGCACCTATCCGATCACCGTGTGGCTGGCTCTCGTGCTGGGCGGCATGGCTCTGGGCCGGCTCCGGGTGCAGGAGCTGCGCACGGCCGTCGTCGCCCTCGTCGTCGGCGTGGTCCTCGCCGCGATCGGCTACGGTCTGGGTGCCCTCGGAGCGGGCGCGGGGCTGGGCGGGACGGAGTCGATCGTCTCCTCGACGAGCGCGTCCTCCGGGAGCGAGAGCATCGAGATCCTTCCCGGCGAGAGCCTGTCGTCGTCTTTCATCCCCGACGATGTGATGCCGCCGTCCGGCTGGGAGAGCTACCCTGAGGCGCTCGCCGCGACGGATCCGCTCGGCTCCATGGTCCGCGCGGTCTTCGCCGTCGACCCGCACAGCGGCGGCACCGCCGAGATCCTGGGCTCCGGCGGGTTCGCCCTCGCGGTGATCGCCCTGTGCCTGCTCCTGAGCCGTCCGCTGCGCTGGCCGCTGCTGCCCCTCGGCGCGCTGGGGTCCATGCCGCTCACGGCATACAGTGTGCACGTCGTCTCCGTCGTCCTCGTCGCCGGCCCCGGAGGCTTCATCGCGGACAACGCCTTCTGGGCGCTCACCGCCGTAGGGCTCTTGCTGGTCACGACGCTGTGGGCGATGTTCGTCGGACGTGGTCCCCTGGAACGCCTCGTCGGAAAGGGCGCCGCCGCGATGGCCGCCGTCCCTCGCCGCTGA
- the hisC gene encoding histidinol-phosphate transaminase, translating to MTLSARAGLDAVPAYRQGRSAPAGASKLSSNESPHPPLPSVVRAVQDRVAGIHRYPDMSASAVREALAARYAVDPAQVTVGAGSVEIAAQLIHAVAGEGDEVVFAWRSFEAYPSLVRIAGATPVAVPLDADHGHDLDAMRAAITPRTRLVFVCNPNNPTGTVVDAEALERFVAAVPHDVLVVIDEAYVHFDRTDSRGAGIELFRRHPHVAVLHTFSKAYGLAGLRIGYAIAPTAIAEAQRKVAVPFGVTDLAQAAALASLAAEDELAVRIDEVVAQRDRLYTVLTAAGWPAVRSQANFVWVPAGERTAELDALLHAGGVVARAFPGEGIRISSGSAADIDRVEAALAVSGDAAHESDHDSDLMEVGA from the coding sequence ATGACTCTCTCCGCCCGCGCCGGTCTCGACGCCGTGCCCGCCTACCGACAGGGGCGCTCCGCCCCGGCCGGTGCCTCCAAGCTCTCCTCGAACGAGTCCCCGCATCCGCCGCTGCCCTCCGTCGTGCGCGCCGTGCAGGACCGGGTGGCCGGCATCCACCGCTACCCGGACATGAGCGCCTCCGCGGTCCGGGAGGCGCTCGCCGCCCGGTACGCCGTGGACCCGGCGCAGGTGACCGTCGGCGCGGGGTCGGTGGAGATCGCCGCCCAGCTCATCCACGCGGTCGCCGGCGAGGGGGACGAGGTCGTCTTCGCATGGCGGTCCTTCGAGGCCTACCCCTCGCTCGTCCGGATCGCGGGCGCGACGCCCGTCGCCGTGCCGCTGGATGCCGATCACGGACACGATCTCGACGCGATGCGCGCCGCGATCACCCCGCGCACACGTCTCGTGTTCGTGTGCAACCCCAACAACCCGACCGGCACGGTCGTCGACGCCGAGGCTCTGGAGCGCTTCGTCGCCGCGGTGCCGCACGACGTCCTCGTCGTCATCGACGAGGCTTACGTGCACTTCGACCGCACGGACAGCCGCGGCGCCGGGATCGAGCTGTTCCGCCGTCACCCGCACGTCGCGGTGCTGCACACGTTCTCCAAGGCGTACGGCCTGGCCGGGCTCCGCATCGGCTACGCGATCGCCCCCACCGCGATCGCCGAGGCGCAGCGCAAGGTGGCCGTGCCGTTCGGGGTCACCGACCTCGCCCAGGCCGCGGCCCTCGCCTCGCTCGCCGCGGAGGACGAGCTCGCCGTCCGCATCGACGAGGTCGTGGCGCAGCGCGATCGGCTGTACACCGTGCTCACCGCCGCCGGCTGGCCCGCCGTCCGCTCGCAGGCCAACTTCGTCTGGGTCCCCGCGGGGGAGCGCACTGCCGAACTCGACGCCCTCCTGCATGCCGGCGGCGTGGTCGCCCGCGCCTTCCCCGGCGAGGGCATCCGCATCTCGTCCGGCTCCGCCGCCGACATCGACAGGGTGGAAGCCGCCCTTGCGGTCTCCGGCGACGCCGCGCACGAGTCCGACCACGATTCCGACCTGATGGAGGTGGGCGCGTGA
- the msuE gene encoding FMN reductase, whose translation MTAPLRVVAVSGSLHEPSKTTALLRAITAAVAERAPVEAQLIELTQVGPSLAGALTRDQLPPEVEAQLQAIETADLLIVGSPVYRASFTGLFKHLFDFVDQYALVGTPVLLAATGGGERHALMIEHQLRPLFAFFQALTLPLGVYASTTDFDGYEVATDVLRARIALAAERALPLVGYTLSRPAELLVG comes from the coding sequence ATGACAGCTCCGCTCCGCGTCGTCGCCGTCTCGGGCTCCCTCCACGAGCCGAGCAAGACCACCGCCCTCCTCCGTGCGATCACCGCCGCGGTCGCCGAGCGCGCCCCGGTCGAGGCGCAGCTGATCGAGCTCACGCAGGTCGGGCCCTCGCTCGCGGGTGCTCTCACCCGTGACCAGCTCCCGCCGGAGGTGGAGGCACAGCTGCAGGCGATCGAGACAGCCGACCTGCTCATCGTGGGCAGCCCGGTGTACCGCGCCTCGTTCACGGGGCTGTTCAAGCACCTGTTCGACTTCGTGGACCAGTACGCCCTCGTCGGCACGCCGGTGCTCCTCGCGGCGACCGGTGGCGGCGAGCGACACGCGCTCATGATCGAGCACCAGCTGCGCCCGCTGTTCGCGTTCTTCCAGGCGCTCACCCTCCCGCTTGGCGTGTACGCGAGCACGACCGACTTCGACGGCTACGAGGTGGCGACGGACGTGCTGCGTGCGCGGATCGCGCTCGCGGCCGAGCGGGCCCTCCCGCTCGTCGGCTACACCCTGTCCCGTCCCGCGGAGCTGCTCGTCGGCTGA
- a CDS encoding thioredoxin domain-containing protein codes for MNRLADTLSPYLRAHADNPVDWYPWGEEAFAEARRRDVPMLISIGYSTCHWCHVMARESFADPETAARINEGFVAVKVDREEHPHVDGAYMAAASAFTQNLGWPLTVFTTPAGRAFYAGTYWPPEARPPVPAFRDVLAAVREAWTTRRAQAEESADAVTAALAEAAETTASSLPDATALAEAARGLVAREDAEFGGFGGAPKFPVATTLRFLQEPLIRAAAPEAAAAAERALAAMAASDLRDADGGFFRYATRRDWTVPHYERMLTDNAQLLEVALDAGDEETARGIARFLLGTLRQEGGGFGAAQDSESWIDGARSEGGYYLRPVAERAALEPPAVDGKVITGWNGLAIAALARAGAALGDDAWIAAAAEAAAAVLDTNSGADGALVRASLDGRASAAVATAADLALLAEGLFALAAATGDVAPAATALSLLDGALDGAAGDDPMLRAQGIAASPDHTDGDLPSDTAAVAQAALTAWRLGAGDRYRAAAAERVEALASRALAQPFAHGSLLRVAAGLATAPRQLVVVTEDPGGALAAAARGADADVVAVVTPAQAAAFGAAGFELFEGKEATAERAYDCRAFVCRLPVSDPAAVSRAR; via the coding sequence ATGAACCGTCTCGCCGACACCCTCAGCCCCTATCTGCGGGCCCACGCCGACAACCCCGTCGACTGGTATCCCTGGGGAGAGGAGGCCTTCGCCGAGGCGCGCCGCCGGGACGTGCCGATGCTGATCTCGATCGGCTACTCCACCTGCCACTGGTGCCACGTGATGGCGCGCGAGTCGTTCGCCGACCCGGAGACCGCCGCCCGCATCAACGAGGGGTTCGTCGCGGTGAAGGTCGACCGCGAGGAGCATCCGCACGTCGACGGGGCCTACATGGCCGCCGCGTCGGCGTTCACGCAGAACCTCGGCTGGCCGCTCACGGTGTTCACCACGCCTGCCGGACGCGCCTTCTACGCGGGGACGTACTGGCCGCCGGAGGCGCGACCGCCGGTGCCCGCGTTCCGCGATGTGCTGGCCGCGGTGCGCGAGGCGTGGACGACGCGACGGGCGCAGGCCGAGGAGTCCGCCGACGCGGTGACCGCGGCGCTCGCCGAGGCGGCGGAGACCACGGCATCGAGCCTCCCGGACGCCACGGCCCTCGCGGAGGCCGCCCGCGGTCTCGTCGCCAGGGAGGACGCGGAGTTCGGCGGCTTCGGCGGAGCTCCGAAGTTCCCGGTGGCCACGACCCTGCGGTTCCTCCAGGAGCCCCTCATCCGCGCGGCCGCACCGGAGGCGGCGGCTGCGGCCGAGCGCGCCCTCGCGGCGATGGCGGCCTCAGATCTGCGTGACGCCGACGGCGGGTTCTTCCGCTACGCGACCCGGCGTGACTGGACGGTGCCGCACTACGAGCGCATGCTGACCGACAACGCCCAGCTGCTCGAGGTCGCCCTCGACGCCGGCGACGAGGAGACCGCCCGCGGGATCGCCCGCTTCCTGCTCGGCACGCTGCGGCAGGAGGGCGGCGGCTTCGGCGCTGCGCAGGATTCCGAATCGTGGATCGACGGGGCCCGCAGCGAGGGGGGCTACTACCTCCGTCCCGTCGCGGAGCGCGCGGCGCTGGAGCCGCCCGCCGTGGACGGCAAGGTCATCACGGGATGGAACGGGCTCGCGATCGCGGCACTCGCCCGGGCGGGGGCGGCGCTCGGCGACGACGCGTGGATCGCCGCCGCTGCGGAGGCCGCCGCTGCCGTGCTCGACACCAACAGCGGGGCCGACGGCGCGCTCGTGCGGGCATCGCTGGACGGCCGCGCTTCCGCCGCGGTCGCCACGGCCGCCGACCTCGCGCTGCTCGCCGAGGGCCTGTTCGCCCTCGCGGCGGCCACGGGCGACGTCGCTCCGGCCGCTACGGCCCTGAGCCTCCTCGACGGAGCGCTGGACGGCGCCGCGGGGGACGACCCGATGCTCCGCGCGCAGGGCATCGCCGCCTCGCCCGACCACACCGACGGCGACCTCCCCTCCGACACGGCGGCGGTCGCGCAGGCCGCGCTCACCGCCTGGCGGCTGGGAGCGGGGGACCGCTATCGCGCGGCAGCGGCGGAGCGGGTGGAGGCCCTCGCCTCCCGGGCGCTCGCCCAGCCCTTCGCCCACGGCAGTCTGCTCCGGGTCGCCGCCGGACTCGCCACCGCGCCGCGGCAGCTCGTCGTGGTGACGGAGGATCCGGGTGGGGCGCTCGCCGCCGCGGCCCGCGGAGCCGATGCCGATGTCGTCGCCGTCGTCACGCCGGCGCAGGCCGCGGCGTTCGGCGCCGCGGGGTTCGAGCTGTTCGAGGGCAAGGAGGCGACCGCCGAGCGCGCCTACGACTGCCGCGCCTTCGTGTGCCGCCTGCCGGTGAGCGATCCGGCCGCGGTCTCGCGCGCACGGTGA
- a CDS encoding Lrp/AsnC family transcriptional regulator, protein MRIDRLDAALIRLLTESPQLPLLECARRLGIARGTATSRLARLHEGGVIEAIVPRIDPAGFGYGVVAFCLVEIDQKVGHDDVATALADAVPEIVDMHTVTGASDMQLRLVARDATRLQEVLDRVALVPGVARTASSIAMRTHLSGRVLPLVEHVADEVS, encoded by the coding sequence GTGCGGATCGATCGCCTCGACGCGGCGCTGATCCGGCTGCTGACGGAGTCGCCGCAGCTGCCCCTCCTGGAGTGCGCGCGCCGGCTGGGCATCGCGCGGGGGACGGCCACGAGCCGCCTCGCGCGCCTGCACGAGGGTGGCGTGATCGAGGCGATCGTGCCGCGCATCGACCCCGCCGGCTTCGGGTACGGCGTCGTGGCGTTCTGTCTCGTCGAGATCGATCAGAAGGTGGGGCACGACGACGTCGCGACCGCCCTCGCGGACGCGGTGCCGGAGATCGTCGACATGCACACGGTGACCGGCGCGAGCGACATGCAGCTTCGGCTCGTCGCCCGCGATGCGACCCGCCTCCAGGAGGTGCTGGACCGGGTCGCCCTTGTGCCGGGGGTCGCGCGGACCGCGTCCTCCATCGCGATGCGCACGCATCTCTCGGGTCGCGTGCTCCCGCTCGTGGAGCACGTGGCCGACGAGGTCTCCTGA
- a CDS encoding aldo/keto reductase, with amino-acid sequence MTIPALELNDGNSIPQLGYGVFKVPPAETEQAVSEALEIGYRHIDTAAIYGNEEGVGAAIASSGIPREELFVTTKLWNDRHHDDEPRAAIGESLEKLGLEQVDLYLVHWPTPAKDDYVHAFAKLVELRDAGLTRSIGVSNFLVPHLERTVKETGVVPAVNQIELHPAYQRREEVAWAEANGVRIEAWGPLGQGKYDLFGTPAIAEAAAAHGVTPAQAVLRWHLQKGIIVFPKSVRPERLRENLDVFGFELTDAEIAAIDALDPLDGSGRVGSHPDEVN; translated from the coding sequence ATGACCATTCCTGCACTCGAACTGAACGACGGCAACTCCATCCCCCAGCTGGGCTACGGCGTCTTCAAGGTGCCGCCGGCAGAGACCGAGCAGGCGGTGAGCGAGGCCCTCGAGATCGGGTACCGCCACATCGACACCGCCGCGATCTACGGCAACGAGGAGGGCGTCGGCGCGGCCATCGCGTCCTCCGGCATCCCACGCGAGGAGCTCTTCGTCACCACGAAGCTGTGGAACGACCGCCACCACGACGACGAGCCTCGCGCCGCCATCGGCGAGAGCCTCGAGAAGCTCGGCCTGGAGCAGGTCGACCTCTACCTCGTGCACTGGCCCACCCCGGCGAAGGACGACTACGTCCACGCGTTCGCGAAGCTCGTCGAGCTGCGCGACGCGGGCCTGACCCGCAGCATCGGCGTCTCGAACTTCCTCGTGCCGCACCTGGAGCGCACGGTGAAGGAGACCGGCGTCGTCCCGGCCGTGAACCAGATCGAGCTGCACCCGGCGTACCAGCGCCGCGAGGAGGTCGCCTGGGCCGAGGCCAACGGCGTCCGCATCGAGGCCTGGGGTCCGCTCGGCCAGGGCAAGTACGACCTCTTCGGCACCCCGGCGATCGCGGAGGCGGCCGCCGCCCACGGCGTGACCCCCGCACAGGCCGTCCTGCGCTGGCACCTGCAGAAGGGCATCATCGTCTTCCCGAAGTCGGTGCGTCCGGAGCGTCTGCGCGAGAACCTCGACGTGTTCGGCTTCGAGCTGACCGACGCCGAGATCGCCGCGATCGACGCGCTCGACCCGCTCGACGGCTCCGGCCGCGTGGGCTCGCACCCGGACGAGGTCAACTGA
- a CDS encoding dolichyl-phosphate-mannose--protein mannosyltransferase, with product MTAPEPLLPLPEERLTRYERLRDRVLQAPDWGRAIGWLAPLLVTALAAVLRLANVGHPHQLAFDETYYVKDAWSLWSLGYEGVWGENANDAFITLQELPLTNKGAFIVHPPLGKWLIALGMAIGGPDNSAGWRLATAVLGAGSVLLVFLIARRLTGSVVAATVAGTLLAIDGLSIVMSRIALLDGILTFFVLLGVLFVLIDRQRTIPLLERRDPDDEHPLWGPILWRRPWLVAAGLALGAAAAVKWSGLYVLAGFGLYVVITDALARRRGGVVVWPASAVFRQGPVSFVLLVVPAFAVYLASWTGWLVTANGYDRGSDPNPLIALWNYHEAMLGFHVGLTRGHPYASPAWEWPFLLRPTAVWVDSDPTGCGVDHCIGVISAIPNPLIWYGGVAASVYLLYRLIRGWITRQPVGPALSLPLVGLAVTYLPWLMFPDRTIFQFYTVVMMPFLVLALTATLRIIAGRREDPLPRRQSGQRTVLIFLGVVVLVSAFFLPLWTGMSVPYDFWRLHNWLPGWV from the coding sequence GTGACCGCGCCCGAGCCCCTCCTGCCCCTCCCCGAGGAGCGGCTCACGCGCTACGAGCGACTCCGCGACCGCGTGCTGCAGGCTCCGGACTGGGGCCGGGCGATCGGCTGGCTGGCCCCGCTGCTGGTCACGGCCCTCGCGGCGGTGCTGCGCCTGGCGAACGTCGGCCATCCGCACCAGCTCGCCTTCGACGAGACCTACTACGTCAAGGACGCCTGGTCGCTGTGGAGCCTCGGCTACGAGGGTGTGTGGGGCGAGAACGCGAACGACGCCTTCATCACCCTGCAGGAGCTCCCGCTGACGAACAAGGGCGCCTTCATCGTGCACCCGCCGCTCGGGAAGTGGCTCATCGCGCTGGGCATGGCCATCGGCGGCCCGGACAACAGCGCCGGCTGGCGTCTGGCGACCGCCGTCCTCGGTGCGGGATCGGTGCTGCTGGTCTTCCTCATCGCCCGGCGCCTGACCGGCTCCGTCGTGGCGGCGACGGTGGCGGGGACGCTCCTCGCGATCGACGGCCTCAGCATCGTGATGAGCCGCATCGCGCTCCTCGACGGCATCCTCACCTTCTTCGTGCTGCTGGGCGTGCTGTTCGTGCTCATCGACCGCCAGCGCACGATCCCCCTGCTCGAACGCCGGGACCCCGACGACGAGCACCCGCTGTGGGGACCGATCCTCTGGCGTCGTCCGTGGCTCGTCGCCGCAGGGCTCGCACTCGGCGCCGCCGCGGCGGTGAAGTGGTCGGGGCTGTACGTGCTCGCGGGCTTCGGACTCTACGTCGTCATCACCGACGCCCTCGCCCGGCGCCGCGGCGGGGTCGTCGTGTGGCCGGCGTCCGCGGTCTTCCGCCAGGGGCCGGTGTCGTTCGTCCTCCTCGTCGTCCCCGCGTTCGCGGTCTACCTCGCGAGCTGGACCGGATGGCTGGTGACGGCGAACGGCTACGACCGCGGCAGCGATCCGAACCCTCTCATCGCCCTATGGAACTATCACGAGGCCATGCTCGGGTTCCACGTGGGCCTCACCCGCGGGCACCCGTACGCGAGCCCGGCGTGGGAGTGGCCCTTCCTGCTCCGCCCCACCGCGGTGTGGGTCGACAGCGACCCCACCGGCTGCGGCGTCGACCACTGCATCGGCGTGATCTCGGCGATCCCCAACCCGCTCATCTGGTACGGCGGCGTCGCGGCCAGCGTGTACCTGCTCTACCGCCTCATCCGCGGGTGGATCACGCGGCAGCCGGTCGGCCCGGCGCTCAGCCTGCCGCTCGTGGGGCTCGCGGTGACCTATCTGCCCTGGCTCATGTTCCCCGACCGGACGATCTTCCAGTTCTACACGGTCGTGATGATGCCGTTCCTCGTGCTCGCGCTCACCGCCACACTGCGGATCATCGCCGGGCGCCGGGAGGACCCGCTCCCGCGCCGCCAGTCGGGACAGCGGACCGTCCTGATCTTCCTCGGCGTCGTCGTCCTCGTCTCGGCGTTCTTCCTGCCGCTGTGGACGGGGATGAGCGTGCCCTACGACTTCTGGCGCCTGCACAACTGGCTGCCGGGCTGGGTCTGA